From the genome of Halostagnicola kamekurae:
AGCGAGATACTGCCATCGTGATGCGCTCTGATTTCTGGAACGTCGACCAACCCCTCTTCACGCGTTGCCGGGATTGCCGGGAGATTCTTTACAAACACCCTGCATTCGATCTTCTATTCGAAGCTGACGACGGTAATCTCGGTTTTGATATCTAAAGATTTGGCTCTGGTGAATCGCCATAGGGCGTTGGGTTGGACCTACATAGTGGCACTGTGAATGAGTCCAATCGTTTCGCCAGCAGAGATTCGGGGGAAACTGAAGCCAGAATTGTCCAAGAGTAGTGCATCGAGCACCTGATATAGAGTTGAAAGTCGCCGGAGTCTAGCGATTCACCAGAGCCAATATCTCATAAAACAGCTCGCCATGTTCAATCATCCACTGGTGGTACTCATCCCAGGATGTTTTCTCAGAGAGGACACAGGACGACGTAACGTGATTTTCGCTCGGTTGCTATTTCGTTGAGCTTCCTCAGGTGACCTCCAGATCAACGACTTACTCATCTCCTCTTCAATCTCTGCTTGTTGGCTCTTTAGTTGCTGGTAGGCCTCTTGATCGTCTTTGATGATCATCTGGCAATACAGATTACTTTCGACAGTATTGACGGTGAACTGGAGCTTGAAACCGGAACGTCCGATTGGGTTATTGTACCAGTGCTGGGGTTGGGTTTGCGTGCTCGGAGTGGGGTCTCTCGTTCGGTGATCAGGTCTCGGAACTGTGTCCAATACTCCTCTTGGAGCTTCTTTGTCTCGGAAACCTCTCCTTCAGATCTTTGGTCTTCTCTTTCCCCTCTGATGGATCTTCGACTGGGTTGAGTCGGACTGCAGGCGGTGATTCTGCGATCCGCCACACTTCTAATCTGATCGAAAACAGATCGATTCCCTCACGGCTGTTCTTGTTGAGCCAATGGAACGCGTCCTTGTGTTCGTCGTTAAACTGCGGAGACAACCAGACAATGATCCCCAACCTCACTATTCATAGCACTCATATTTCAGCTACAGAGGCATCTCAAGTGCGATTTCTTCCTCCCTCTTGAGCGCCTCAAGATATGCTTCGGCGTCAAGCGCTGCCATGCTGCCAGTACCAGCGGCGGTGATCGCCTGTTGATAGTGCGGATCAGCGACGTCGCCGGCGGCGAAGACGCCCTCGACCGTGGTCTTGGTCGTCGTGCGGCCGTCGTTGTCGGTTCGAGTGTGGAGGTAGCCGCTCTTGTCACGGTCGACGGCGGTCCCCTCGAGGAACTCGGTATTCGGCGTGTGCCCAATTGCGTAGAACACACCGCCGACGTCGATCGTCTCGAGCATCACGTCGGGGTCGTTTGCAGTTTTTTCGAGGGGATAGCCTTCGGGATGAGAGACAAGCGTCGCGCCGGTGATTCCCTCTTCTTGTGAGCCCTGGAGCGCTTCAAGTTCCGTATTCCAGCGGAACTCGATGGCCTCATTATCACGGGCGCGGTCAGCCATGATCTCGGATGCGCGCAGTTCCTCGCGACGGTGAACGATCGTCACGCTGTCGGCGAACTTTGCGAGGAAGAGCGCCTCTTCCATCGCCGAATCGCCGCCGCCAATCACGAGGACGTCGTCACCGCGGTGGAACGCGCCGTCGCAGGTTGCACACGTGGAGAGCCCGTAACCCATCAGTTCGTCTTCGTTCTCGGCGCCGACCCAGCGAGCGCTCGCGCCGCTCGCGACGATCAGCGCACGCGTTTGCAACGTGTCGCCGTTCGAGAGTTCGAGTTCGAACGGCCGCTCCTCGAGCGTCACGTTTTCGACAGTGCCGTGAGTGAACTCAGCGCCGAAGCGCTCGGCCTGGTCCTTGCCGTTTTGGATCAGCTCCATCCCGCCGACGCCCTCAGGGAAGCCGAGGTAGTTCTCGATGTCGGTCGTCAGCGTCAGTTGGCCGCCCGGTTCGGGTCCCTCGAGCACCAGCGGCTCGAGGTCGGCCCGCGCGGCATAGACGGCCGCGGAGAGGCCAGCGACGCCGGAACCGACGAACACTACGTTGCGAACATCCGTGGTCGTGTCTGTTTCCTTGTTCATTCGGTGTATCTCTCGATCAGGCTACGGAGTCGGTCTTCCGGCAGCGCGCCGGACTGCTGTTCGACCTGTTCGCCGTCCGCGAAGAAGGCCAGCGTCGGCACGCCGCGAACGCCGAACGAGCCCGCGAGTTGCTGGTGTTCGTCGACGTCGACCTTCGCGATCACGGCCTCAGTCGTGTCCGCGAGCTGCTCAAGGACGGGATTGAGCATCTGACAGGGGCCACACCAGTCGGCGTAGAAGTCAACGAGGACGGCATCGTGCGCCGTCGTGACGTTCTCGAGGTGGCTTCTGCCGTCGATGTAGATCGGTTCGTCGAGCGATTCTCCGGAGGCGCCGCGTGCATCAGTTGCCATCACCACTACGTATGGACTGATAGCGTTTAAAGGTTTTGTGAGATTTGTACAATATATAGGCAGAAGGGCTTGGAGTACCCTCGTACAGCGCACATGGTGATGAACGGAGAAATAAGCGGATAGCGTCGGATAGGTGGCCGCACAGGAGAATTCGGAGAGACATGGTGACGTTTTCGACGATCGAACCGTCTCTATCGGTTTTGCACATATAACTAACAACCAGTTATTCGACGGAGTCGGTCGGTTCCTCTGAGGGACTCGCGTCAAAGCGCACGAAATACCCGGCTCGCGTTCCGACGCGCGCGTCGAACGCCAGTCCCCGCCGTTCGACACGGCGTCGTAGCCCTTCGAATCCGACGAAGTGCGGGTCGGGGAGAGACTCGCCGACGACGAGTCGACCGTCCGGTTTCAGGACTCGCTCGAGTTCGTCGAGAGCTCGCTCCTGGTCAGGAATTTCCCCGAGGACTAAGACCAGATACGCGGCATCGAACGTGTCGTCCGGATACGGAAGCGATCGTGCGTCGCCGCGGATCGGTTCGATGTTCGGGTTCCCTCCTGTCGCATTCGCGCTCGGAGGTGCTCGACCATCTCCGATTGGACGTCCACGGCGTGCAGCGTCCCCGACGGTTCAATCGCTCGCACAACCGTCCCCGTGTAGTAGCCGGTTCCCGGGCCGACCTCGAGAAGACGTTCACCGGACCGGGGATGGAGCACGTCGCGCAGCCGGGAGCGAGTGATGACCGGGCGCGGGAAGTTGATCGCGTGGCGCTGGGCGTACGGGCACGGTGATGGGTTCGATCGCCTCGCCGTCGGCAAGAGGTTCGTAGTCGTACTCGACGCCCCGCTCGCTCGCGTGTTCTCCGAGATGGTAGGGGACGTCCAGCTCCGCCGCCAGTTTCGATCCACCCGAGATGTGGTCGGCGTGGACGTGGGTGTCGAGGACGCGTTCGATCGTCAGCCCGGCCTCCTCGGCGACGATTTTGAACTGGTCCGTCTGTCGCGTCGGATCGACGACTATGGCCGACTCGGCGTCTCTCGAGCCGACGACGTAGCCGAGACAGCCCTTCGCCCGTCGCTGGAGTTGCAGGACGTCGAGGTCGTCGTTTTCGGCCTCGACGGGAACGATCTCGTAGACTTTGCTCCAATCCTCCATGCCGCCCTTCACGACGGACACGTCGTCGTAGCCGTGTTGCTCGAGTTCGAAGCTGAACGGCGTCGATGTAAGCCCCTTTCCACAGATCGCGACTACTGTCTCTCCGTCTTTGGCCTCCTCAACGCGCTCGAGTTCCTCGTCTCCGAACTCGTTGTCCGGACCGAACGGGATGTTCTCGGCGCCGTGAATACGCCAGCCCTCGTAACTATCTTCAGGGCGCGTATCGACGAGCGTGAACGACTCGTTTGAGTCAATCATATCCGCGAGCCGTTCAGGGGAAATTTGGTTCACCATTGGAACCTCCTTACAATACTATCTGGTGCGAAGCCGCCGATAGTTCTCATCCCTGCATAGGCATCCTCAGCTACCGGTACGGATTTCGTCCGCTCTCGGGAAAGCGAGTCCTGGTTGGGATTAACCGCGTCTCGCAGTACTCATCTCCGCCGGCGTAATCAACCCCCGGTTGGATGTACGGGTATGGTCCGTCAGCGGGCGTATTCTGGACCCATCCGCCGTTGTCGGGCGTCTGGACGAGCGTCGTCTCCTCATAATCGATCGGCGAGTAGTCATTGAGGTAGTCGACGACAACGTCAACCGGAACGACGCCGTCTTCAATGTCGATATCTTGGAACGGGAAGCCGCAGTTTCCGAGATCCCGTTCGGGATCACCGGGGCGGGTAAACGTCGCGATCGAGTATTGCGCTTCGGGATCGACTGGTTCCCCGTCGACGACGAAATCGACGAGTCTGCGTTCGCGTTTCGCGGTCGGATCGATGATCACCTCCACGTTCGAAGAGTAGTTCCGGACACGGCCGTCCTCTTGCTCGTAAACGTACGGTGTGAAGTTGTCAGTGAGGAACGCCTCCATGTGGTTCAGCAGTTGCTGACCGTACGCCTCGCCGCGAGCCACTGGTGCGGTCATCGGAAACGCTTGATATAGGTGCTCAAGTGTTATCTCGCCGGCGGGAACTGCCGGACCGTAACGGAAGCCATGGGTGACCGCTAATTCGGTGCCGAAGTACGTTCGTAGTGCGTCGGCGAACAGCGCGTTCCAATCGCTCTCGAGGAACGATTGTCGATCGAGCGACGCCTCCGTCCTCCCGACGACTGTGTCCAGCGGCCGCTCGAGGGTTCCGTCCCCTCGATCGTAGGAGATTTCGTCGTCGAAGAACGGCGATCGGATATCCGCGACCGTACGTTCGGCTACCGGTTCCGGGTCGGATGTGTAGTCGTGGTCTTCGGCGAGACAATAGAGAATGTGCCGAAATGCGACGCCATCGTCATCGATGTGGAGGTCCACGCGGCCGAGTCCGTCACCTGTTCCTGATTCGACGACGAGAGTCTCCGTCTTATCGATTAGGATCGGCTCGTGCGTGTACTCGTGGGTATGCGCACTGAACAGAACATCAATACTCTCGATGTCCTTTGCTGCTTGGACGGCCCACGGCAACCCGATCTCAGTGACCGCGAGGACGACATCAGCACCCTCGTTGCGCACGGATTCTGCAGCTTCCTCGAGCAATGCTGGGTGCTTTCCGAACCGGTACTTTCCCTCGTGGAACGCCGGCGCCATACGGTCGACGTAGACGTTCGTCATCCCGACGATTCCGACGTCGACGCCATTCGCACGTTCAATCGTGTAGGGTTCGAACAGCAACCCGTCCGCATCTGGCCCGTAGAGGTTGTTCGCCAACACCTGCGCCTCGAGTTCGTCCATCAGATTCCGTAGGTTCCCGTCCTCGGCGGCCTCGTTCCCGAAGTCCCAGTTCCCCGGAACGTACACGTCCGGATCGATGTGCTCGGTTATCGGTTCTAGCATCGCCCTGCCCTTCGTGTACGTCGTCACCGCGGTGCCATGGAACGTGTCGCCGCTCATCAGCGTAAGCGTCTCATTGGTAGCCGAGCGGATCTCCTCGAGTTTGCCAGCCAACAGCGGGATCCCACCGCCGCGCCGGAGGATCCGGTTGTCGCCAGCGAAGTCGAAATCGGGGTGCGATTCGGGATTATCGTAGTAGACGTGATATTCGGGAACGAGCTGGCCGTGAAGGTCGCTGACGTGGAGACAGACTACGTCCGGTACTTGTCCCTGATCGCGGTCAGCCTCGTCCGATCCGTCGAGCCGCTTCCACTCCTCCAAGTATTCCGTGTCGAGATCCATACGATGCTCTTTCACGTCCTACGAGAGCATGTATTCAAGTCGTTACCCTGCATTGTGCTTCCGCAATTCCCACTCTTGCTCCAGTCCGTCGAGCAGTCGATCGATGTCGTTTGCAGTATTGACTGCGTGGACGGACGCTCGAACGGCGGTCGGAGATGGCAGTGCTCGAACGACGATTCCGTCGGCGGCCAGCCGTTCGACTGTCGTCGCCGGATCGTCGACATCGATGGTCACGAGCCCCGACTCCGGTACTGAGGGGCTGAGAAGACGGTCAGCGGGGACACCGTCTACTAGTCGGCCGGCGAGACGGCGGACGCGGTCTTCGATCCGGTCGATCCCGACTTCATCAATCACGTTGATTGCTTCCCGGAGTGCAACGTGGGGTGCCGGGTTCGCTGACCCAACTTCGAACCGACGTGCGCCGGCTGCGTACTCGTAGGGATCGTCGGATGGCGTCTCGACGCTTCGATAACCGACCGTTCGCGGCTCGAAACCCTCAGCGACGTCACGGTCGACGTAGAGGAAGCCGCCGCCCCACAGTCCGAGAAGCCACTTATGGCCGGCAGCAGCGACCGCGTCGGCACCCCACTCCGCGACGTTCATTGGTAGTTGTCCGGGGACCTGTACGGCGTCGACGAGCGCAAGCGCACCAGCGTCGTGGGCGATATCAACCAATTTCCCTACCGGAAGCTGCGTCCCGTGGGTCCACGTGACCGCGCTGAAGCAGGCGACTCTGGCATCCGTAACGACCTCGGCGAAACGCTCGAGATCGACGCGGCCGTCCTCGGTCTTGACGACCCGAACCTCGACGCCTTCCCGCTTGAGGCGTTGCCATGGGAGAATTCCAGCGGGATGCTCAAGGTCCGTCCGCACGACGACGTCGCCGGGTTGCCAGTCGATCGCGTTGGCGACGGCGTTGATCCCGGCCGTCGTACTCTCGGTGAGCGCGATCTCGTCCGGGTTGGCGCCGACAAACGACGCGACTCGCTCTCGAGTGCGGTCGAAGGCTCGAAACGCCGTCTCGTAGGGGTGGTCGCCAACCGGTGACTCATACTCGTGCTCGCGGACGAACTCGTCGGCGGCATCGACGACGTATTTCGGACTTGGACCGTGAGCGCCGAAATTGAGATAGGTTCCGTCCTGTAAGGCAGGGATATCCGCCCTGAACTCGGTCGGCGTCATCGTCGGACTCGGTTGCATACAGTATCTTACGAACGCAGTAGATAATAATCTTGGGTTTACTATGAAATACTAATGGCAGTCGCCGTGAACGAGCAATTCACCGACGAGCAACGGGGGTTGCAAGAAACCGGTCCCCAGTCCCATCTCGAACGCTTCGTTCATCCACAGAACCGTTCCTGGTGATTCGGCAACAACTATCGTGACCACTGAACGCTATTGCACACCTAATCGGAGGCGACAGTATTATATTATATTGGGGGTATAGTACAATACATGCCTGAACCAAGAGGCGATGACACTGGGGAACAATTGGGAATCGTACTCGAAACCAGCGATCCCGAACGCGCGTGGAACGCCTTTCGTCTCGGAATCACCGCACTAGAGAACGGAAACGACGTATCAGTGTTCCTACTCGGCGACGGCGTCGAAGCTGAGGAGATCACGGACGATCAGTTCGATGTACGGAATCGAATGGAGGAGTTTGACGAGGCCGGCGGGGAGTTGCTGGCCTGTGGCACCTGTCTGGACATCCGAAACAGCGATGGGAGCGAGGTCTGCCCGATCTCGACGATGAACGATCTCCTCGAGGTCGTGACGACCGCCGATCGAGTGCTGACGATCGGATAGTAATCGGTTCCGGATACCCTGCACAGCGGAGCGCTCGAGCGTCGGAGTGCTATCCGGATGGATCCATCCTGTCGACTGCAGACGCCCATACTTCGGACAGACACGCGTACACCATCGCGTTCCCGATGAGTGCGTCGACGGTCGTGTACTCGTCGACCGCATGGACGGTATCCGTCGCGAGCGCGAACTCTACCGTCAGAACGCCGGCGTTTCGAAGTGTCTTCGCGTCGCCGCCGCCGGTCGCGACGAGCAGGTCGTCTGTCTCGACCGTCACGAGTTTCGGTTCGCGATCGATGTCGGCGACCTCTGCGCCAGTGTGCAGGTCGACGCCCCGCTTTTCGTGAACTCTTTGGGCGTCACGGCTACGAGGTCGTCCAATTCGTCGACCACGCCCTTGACGTAGTAGGGCATCCCACAGGGGGCGTACGGCATCCACTCGCCCTTCTCGAAGACAATCACGCCGAGGTCCGGTTCCTCGCGTTTCGCCTATCTCGCGGCGCTTATTCCCACGACGTTACCACCGATGACGACGAACGTATCGGTCATACGTGTAGATTGGTGCGCTCCCATCTAAAGTATTTCTCATTATCCACAACACTATACATTCAAAGACAGCTGTGAAGAACGTTCTGCCGACCGACAACTGACGCTATTCGGCGTGTTTCGCCGAATACGGTGCAGTCGCCCTCGTGTCGTCGTTGATCGGTCACACGACGAAGGGAATGTTCTCCACGGCCGTCTAGAACAGTTACGTCTCGCAAGCCGAGCATCCGGACCATAGTCGGAACAACAGCGCGAGGGCACCGAGCACGGTGAGTACGAAGAGTCCTTCTACGAGACCTGCGACCAGTCCGACGGTAGTACCGCCGGTGACCGCCATCGTGCCGGGTCCGACACAGCAGAGACTTGCCAGCCCCGCGAGGCCCAGTAGCGACCGTCGGGAGGCAGTGACCGAATTCATGGGTGAATTTCCGAAACCGAGGCGGATATGTGTTCGGACGATTTTCCGAGTCGGCGAAACGGTAACGGCGAGATCCGAAGTGACTTTCGTATACATCCCAATACTTCTCACGAACAATGCTACCTATCGATCCCGCGAAGATCGATCCGGACGACATCGGTGCGAAACAGACGACCCTCGAGACGGACCATGAAGACGCCATCGAACACGTTCGCGAAGTGTTCACCGACGCGGGATTCGGCGTTCCCGTCGAATTCTCGCCGTCGGAATTGCTCAACGAGAAGGTCGATGCTGACCGCGACCCCTACTACGTCCTCGGCGCGTGTAACCCGTCGGTCGCCGACCGGGCACTCGAGGCTAGCGACGGTAAACTTGGCGCGCTGTTCCCGTGTAACGTCGTCGTCTGGGAGGAAGAACCCGGTCGACAGCGCGTCTACCACGTCTCGATCATGCGGATCGCACGACTAGTCGGAATAGCACCGGAGGACGACGAGATGGAAGACATCGTCGCCGAGACCAGCGAACTGGTCGATACTGCGTTCGAGAACCTGTAACCATGGGATACCACACGTTCGACGCCGAACGAGCGGACAAGTTAGAGGTGGCCGGACGGCGCTATCGGTTCGTCTCGGCTGAGGAACTGCTGTGGGCGCTCTCCCTCTCGCCAGAGGACACAGTTGCCGACCTCGGCAGTGGAACCGGCTTTTTTACCGATGACGTCGCACCATACGCCGGTGAGGTCTACGCAGTTGACGTTCAAGAGGAGATGCATGAGTACTACCGAGGGAAGGGCGTCCCGGAGAACGTCGATCTCGTGACCAGCGACGTGAGCGACCTGCCGTTCGACGACGGCGGCGTCGACACCGCGTTCTCGACGATGACCTACCACGAGTTCGCGAGCGACGCGGCGCTGGCCGAGATTCGCCGAGTCCTCGCTGCCGACGGCCGACTCGTCGTCGTCGACTGGGCGGCGACCGGAACCGGAGAGAACGGTCCGCCGGTCGACGAGCGCTACAGCGCCGACGAGGCAACGGACACCCTCCGCGAGGTCGGGTTCGATATCGAACACGAGGCCGTCCGACCGGAGACCTTCCTGCTGATTGCTACGCTTGAGTAACGAACTCGTCGATTTGCTGAGTCAGCAAATCGGAGGTGGTAATTTCAGGGTATCACTCCTCGATTCAGTCGGATGCACCTGTGCGACTCGAGCAGAGAAAATACGATCAAACGTGTCGAAACGATCTCGTATCCATTCGAGAGATGGTGGGGAACGATTGGCTTCGTTTTCGTCGGTGTTGCGTTACTCCCGTACGACAGCGCTCTAATTAGCGCCACTGAGATCGCCATGTTGCTGTTTTTCCTCGGACGGGTGGGTCATCCCAAACGGTGTACGATCACGACGGGGGATCCGAAATGAGTGGACATAGTTTACTCCAATCGATCCGATCCGATTGGCGAACGATGATATGGGGGATAGCCGCTGGAATCAGCGTGTTCCTGCTATTCGGACTTGTTACTGGACTTATCCCGAATCCACTCTACGTCCGGATGGTCCCGCGGACATGGATTGACTACATGTTTCTGATTCTGACCGCGCTTCTGGCGGGCATCTATACCGCACAACGAGTGGCGACAACGGGATCTAAACCCGACCTCAAGGACACCGACGGGAGCGAAATCGACGATTCGAGCAATGAAGATCGCTGGGTTTTCGGCGGCCTCATTGGCGGGTTCCTCGCGGTCGGTTGCCCGATCTGTAATGTCGCCCTGCTTGCATTGTTCAGTTCGTCAGCGCTCATGACGTACTTCGATCCGTTACGACCGGTGATCGGCATACTCTCAGTGTCGATACTGATCGGACTGATCTATACTCGTCACAGACGGTCGTGTTCATGCTGCACACCGTGATCGACGCAATCGTGTGCCCTCGCGGAATCGTCGCGATACAAAATCAGCAGTCACGATGTGCGCCTCGAGCGTGTGTACAAGAGGATACCGATGTTTTGCTGAATCAGCAAATCGTGTCCTATTTGGCGCTTAAAGACGGGATATATCATGTGCAACACGGAGGTCCCTCGGATTCGACGGAGATATTCCAGATCCTCGCAGACGAGTATGCACGGGAGATTCTCCTCGCAGCGGATCGGGATGGACCGAAGACCGCAAAAGCTCTCAGCAAAGAGTGTGACGCCTCGCTCGCTACGGTTTACCGCCGAGTGTCGAGGCTACAAGACCATGGACTCATCGAGGAGCGTCGAACCGTCGACTCGGACGGATCACACCGTAGTGAGTTTGAAACAGCGCTCGAAGAACTCCACATAGATATTACTGACGGACAACTCTCACTGGCGATAGAGACGCGGGACGAACTCGCTGACAACTTTACGGCGCTCTGGAATGGGCTCCGGGGTGACAAATAGTGGAACTCTCGTTTCTCCTCGCTAAATCGTTCACACTCCTTTTGAGCCTGATCGTCGCGTATCTGGCGTATCACGGCTATCGACGATCCGGTCAGAAGCCGATGCTGTACGTCTCCGGTGGATTCGTCTTTATCGGTGCCGGTGCGATCTGTGAAGGACTTATCTACCACGTATTCGGGACGACAATCGCATCTGCCGCTCTTGTTCAGGCAGTTATCGTCTCGAGTGGCATGGGACTCGTCCTTTTGTCGCTCACGAAGTAGTCTCAAATACTTGCATGCTCAGAGCATGTCTCGTTATACACGAATGGCGTTTTGCTGACCCAGCGAATCGCCGTTCGGAATTTACGATTCCCACCGAAATGCCGATGCATGAACCGGCGTTTCTGCCTCCGATCGATCGGTTCCTCGAGTATCGCCGCCGTTGCAGGTTGTCTAGATTCTCTCCCGACTGGTGACGAGGGAAATGCGGACACCGGTAAAGGTAGTGATCAAAAACATGCTGACGGAGTGACCCTTGGACCGCCTGAACAGGACCTGAGCGAGGCATCCCACCCGAGTTACGGTGACGAAGCCCCGGCGGTCTCGCTTCCTGATCCGTTGACTGGTGAGACCGTTTCGACTGATCAGTTCGAAGGTAGTCGATCTACCTTGATGACGTTCTTTTACACATCGTGTCCTGATGGCGTCTGTCCTGCGTTGTTACTGCGGTTGCGACGAGCACAGGAGGTAGCGGCTGAGCAGGGGTACGGTGATGAGGCTGCGTTCCTCGCGATGACGTTCGACCCCGAGCGGGATACTGCGGACGTGTTAGAGACGTATGCCGGCGAACAGGGCGTCGATCATGATGCCGAAAACTGGCACTTCCTGCGACCTGAACGGTACGACGACGGCAAAGAGATCGTGACCGAACAGTTTGGGTTACCGCTCGAGAAGCGGGATGCTGACGAGTACGAGAATCTCGACTACATGTTCCCTCACTTGCCCTATATTTTTCTCGTCAACGAGCGGGGACTCGTCGAACGTGTCTATCCAGACGGCGCGACTATTTCGCCATCAGAAGTAGTGGACGACCTCGAAACGGTGGTGAACGGATAGATGCGACGACGAGACGTGCTTACCGGTGTAGGAAGTCTGGGTATCATCGGCGGAGCCGGGGTATTGGCAGTTCGTGGCCCACCGTCGTTTGCCGGAACCGACGACTCAGACGGCGGTGAAGCGACGACTGCTGACCCGATGATGATCGAGACGATCGACGCACCGGGAAGCGAAGCCGGCGAAGTTCGCGTTCCGGCGACCGATCAGGCGACGTTCATCGATTTCTTCGGAACGTGGTGTCCGCCGTGTGTCGAGCAGATGCCTGCACTCGCAGCGGTCAACGAGCGTCTTGGCGATG
Proteins encoded in this window:
- a CDS encoding DUF4268 domain-containing protein yields the protein MDTVPRPDHRTRDPTPSTQTQPQHWYNNPIGRSGFKLQFTVNTVESNLYCQMIIKDDQEAYQQLKSQQAEIEEEMSKSLIWRSPEEAQRNSNRAKITLRRPVSSLRKHPGMSTTSG
- a CDS encoding NAD(P)/FAD-dependent oxidoreductase — protein: MNKETDTTTDVRNVVFVGSGVAGLSAAVYAARADLEPLVLEGPEPGGQLTLTTDIENYLGFPEGVGGMELIQNGKDQAERFGAEFTHGTVENVTLEERPFELELSNGDTLQTRALIVASGASARWVGAENEDELMGYGLSTCATCDGAFHRGDDVLVIGGGDSAMEEALFLAKFADSVTIVHRREELRASEIMADRARDNEAIEFRWNTELEALQGSQEEGITGATLVSHPEGYPLEKTANDPDVMLETIDVGGVFYAIGHTPNTEFLEGTAVDRDKSGYLHTRTDNDGRTTTKTTVEGVFAAGDVADPHYQQAITAAGTGSMAALDAEAYLEALKREEEIALEMPL
- the trxA gene encoding thioredoxin, translating into MATDARGASGESLDEPIYIDGRSHLENVTTAHDAVLVDFYADWCGPCQMLNPVLEQLADTTEAVIAKVDVDEHQQLAGSFGVRGVPTLAFFADGEQVEQQSGALPEDRLRSLIERYTE
- a CDS encoding bifunctional metallophosphatase/5'-nucleotidase codes for the protein MDLDTEYLEEWKRLDGSDEADRDQGQVPDVVCLHVSDLHGQLVPEYHVYYDNPESHPDFDFAGDNRILRRGGGIPLLAGKLEEIRSATNETLTLMSGDTFHGTAVTTYTKGRAMLEPITEHIDPDVYVPGNWDFGNEAAEDGNLRNLMDELEAQVLANNLYGPDADGLLFEPYTIERANGVDVGIVGMTNVYVDRMAPAFHEGKYRFGKHPALLEEAAESVRNEGADVVLAVTEIGLPWAVQAAKDIESIDVLFSAHTHEYTHEPILIDKTETLVVESGTGDGLGRVDLHIDDDGVAFRHILYCLAEDHDYTSDPEPVAERTVADIRSPFFDDEISYDRGDGTLERPLDTVVGRTEASLDRQSFLESDWNALFADALRTYFGTELAVTHGFRYGPAVPAGEITLEHLYQAFPMTAPVARGEAYGQQLLNHMEAFLTDNFTPYVYEQEDGRVRNYSSNVEVIIDPTAKRERRLVDFVVDGEPVDPEAQYSIATFTRPGDPERDLGNCGFPFQDIDIEDGVVPVDVVVDYLNDYSPIDYEETTLVQTPDNGGWVQNTPADGPYPYIQPGVDYAGGDEYCETRLIPTRTRFPESGRNPYR
- a CDS encoding aminotransferase class V-fold PLP-dependent enzyme, which translates into the protein MQPSPTMTPTEFRADIPALQDGTYLNFGAHGPSPKYVVDAADEFVREHEYESPVGDHPYETAFRAFDRTRERVASFVGANPDEIALTESTTAGINAVANAIDWQPGDVVVRTDLEHPAGILPWQRLKREGVEVRVVKTEDGRVDLERFAEVVTDARVACFSAVTWTHGTQLPVGKLVDIAHDAGALALVDAVQVPGQLPMNVAEWGADAVAAAGHKWLLGLWGGGFLYVDRDVAEGFEPRTVGYRSVETPSDDPYEYAAGARRFEVGSANPAPHVALREAINVIDEVGIDRIEDRVRRLAGRLVDGVPADRLLSPSVPESGLVTIDVDDPATTVERLAADGIVVRALPSPTAVRASVHAVNTANDIDRLLDGLEQEWELRKHNAG
- a CDS encoding DsrE family protein, with the translated sequence MPEPRGDDTGEQLGIVLETSDPERAWNAFRLGITALENGNDVSVFLLGDGVEAEEITDDQFDVRNRMEEFDEAGGELLACGTCLDIRNSDGSEVCPISTMNDLLEVVTTADRVLTIG
- a CDS encoding DUF302 domain-containing protein, producing MLPIDPAKIDPDDIGAKQTTLETDHEDAIEHVREVFTDAGFGVPVEFSPSELLNEKVDADRDPYYVLGACNPSVADRALEASDGKLGALFPCNVVVWEEEPGRQRVYHVSIMRIARLVGIAPEDDEMEDIVAETSELVDTAFENL
- a CDS encoding class I SAM-dependent methyltransferase, which produces MGYHTFDAERADKLEVAGRRYRFVSAEELLWALSLSPEDTVADLGSGTGFFTDDVAPYAGEVYAVDVQEEMHEYYRGKGVPENVDLVTSDVSDLPFDDGGVDTAFSTMTYHEFASDAALAEIRRVLAADGRLVVVDWAATGTGENGPPVDERYSADEATDTLREVGFDIEHEAVRPETFLLIATLE
- a CDS encoding winged helix-turn-helix domain-containing protein; translated protein: MQHGGPSDSTEIFQILADEYAREILLAADRDGPKTAKALSKECDASLATVYRRVSRLQDHGLIEERRTVDSDGSHRSEFETALEELHIDITDGQLSLAIETRDELADNFTALWNGLRGDK
- a CDS encoding DUF7521 family protein — encoded protein: MELSFLLAKSFTLLLSLIVAYLAYHGYRRSGQKPMLYVSGGFVFIGAGAICEGLIYHVFGTTIASAALVQAVIVSSGMGLVLLSLTK
- a CDS encoding SCO family protein; the encoded protein is MNRRFCLRSIGSSSIAAVAGCLDSLPTGDEGNADTGKGSDQKHADGVTLGPPEQDLSEASHPSYGDEAPAVSLPDPLTGETVSTDQFEGSRSTLMTFFYTSCPDGVCPALLLRLRRAQEVAAEQGYGDEAAFLAMTFDPERDTADVLETYAGEQGVDHDAENWHFLRPERYDDGKEIVTEQFGLPLEKRDADEYENLDYMFPHLPYIFLVNERGLVERVYPDGATISPSEVVDDLETVVNG
- a CDS encoding TlpA family protein disulfide reductase, which codes for MRRRDVLTGVGSLGIIGGAGVLAVRGPPSFAGTDDSDGGEATTADPMMIETIDAPGSEAGEVRVPATDQATFIDFFGTWCPPCVEQMPALAAVNERLGDDVLFISVTNEAIGSAVTKEELVDWWTKHDGNWLLGLDPTAELTAQYLSGGYPSAVAIDSSGRVQWSDAGVKTADELAAGIELALEAER